A region of the Sarcophilus harrisii chromosome 3, mSarHar1.11, whole genome shotgun sequence genome:
ctgcactagttgtttgttcaaaaactttttaacttcatataatcaaaattatctatttttttgtgatcaataataatctctagttctagTCTCCTTAAATCAGATCAACTAATCCCTCCATCCTTGTGATCCAGAACAGAGTTTCCAGAGCATTCTTCTAGGCAAAAATGAGAATCATCAGGAATGAAGTTGATTGGTTGGGGCAGACCTCATGGAAAGCTATCCTTCATGAAAAATAGGCATCTTCTCAtgaagcaatgtgtgttaaaaataataaattaacctACAAAAAATTAGACAACTTCTGCAGGAATGGGGAACATTGATGTGGGAGCAACATTCAGTATTTGTGGTTTCCAGTCCCAGTTAAGACCTATCACCTGTAAGGTGCAGCTTTGTTTTCAGTAGAAATGAGGAACTTAAGCTTCCCAACTAGCGAAGTTTGCCTCCAGCAGATTGGTTGGAGCAAACAACCTGTCAGCCTGCACAGAATCTCATACTAACTTGttttcatgaaaataaatctttgccACACTCTTACCTTCCAGCCTCCACTCAGAGCTAAAAAATAAGGGACTGAGCCATAATTGGGGGATGTAttataaaacaagaatttaaCCAACTGGAACAATGGAGGTGTCCTAGATAGAAACAGGAAAGTTCAAGAAGGAGAAAGACTTGGGGACATGAGTTccatattgttttataaaaaagatcatttgatcaattctgatggacgaggctctcttcaacaatgagatgattcaaatcagttccaattgttcagtaataaagagaaccagacacacccagcgaaagaattatgggaaataagtgtggaccacaacatagccttTCTACTTCTTCTGTTATTGTtggcttgaatttttgttttccttctcaggttatttttaccttctaaatcagatttttcttgtgcatcccctagatggcaggggatggaaggaaggaggggaaaagttggaacaggttttgcaagggtcaatgttgaaaaattacccttgcatatgttttgtaaataaaaaggtattgaATCCATGAGATTTGATAAGATTGTTGAGAATGTTTAGAAAGAGTAGAAGGTCCTAAACTACTTTGGGAAACTCTTCAGTTAGGAAGTTGGAGAGGGATGATGATCCAAGCAAATAGGACTAGACAACAAGCATGTCAAGAGTAAATCAAGTCTGAGAGCCAAGGAAAGTAAGAGATTccaaaaagaagaggagggagctGCCTAGTGATCTCAAAGATGGAAGACATCGTGTTTTCTGATCTGCGTTCTCCCAATTTTCCCAATCAGAGGCACCAGAATTTTCCTCCTAGGACCTAGAACTACATGAACTCTTTGCACTGAAAGAGCCTTAATAACACTTTGGGAAAATTGCTCCAAAGATGAGTTGAACTTTCCACTCTTGATGCTTCTCCAAtctgtctcttttcctcccaCACCCAAACCATCCCCTTCCAACTTCACCTCCTGGACatcctcagaaaaaaatataatctcCCTTGTTGGGCCCTCATCAGCCACCCAATTTCTTTCTAGGCTTCTGCTTTAACCACACTGGCTTCCACTCACTTATGCCCTTCATTCATAGCGCATCTTCTTGCTTGGTACCACAACTAGGGCTGTCCCTGTACTCCAGGTGCTACCTGCCTTCCCCTCTGTCTCCCTTCCGGACTCTGCTCAGAGGCTACTTCCACaaagaggcctttcctgattccccaatTATTAACCCCCTCTCCAGACTCCACACATTTTACAAAGATGTCGCTCTTACCTGTGTCAGGTCCTCCAGTGTTCATGGTCATGCCTTAATGGCCACTTTTGCCTTATGTTGTGTCTTCCCCTTGGTAGTTGCTCaatccctttttctttattaaagcgcATATGGATTTAGCCTACCACTATTAACCCCCTCTCCAGACTCCACACATTTTACAAAGATGTCGCTCTTACCTGTGTCAGGTCCTCCAGTGTTCATGGTCATGCCTTAATGGCCGCTTTTGCCTTATGTTGTGTCTTCCCCTTGGTAGTTGCTCaatccctttttctttattaaagtgcATATGGATTTAGCCTACCACTAGCGCACAATAAAAGCTTTGCCTCTGCAGCTGCAGGTCATCTAAACTCACaatttcttttgagacacctcaccaTAACCCCAATATGCTTTGGGGATCCTATATTCTCATCTCCCCAATATGTGGTGACAGAACTCCATCACATTGCACTTGATGCTCTATCTaatacaccaactagctgcccccatcacaacttgacttttagggaaatgttttgcataatttcacttataatttcttcattatggatgagaataagggagagaacctggaagtcaaaaatcttaaaaacaaatgtaaaaagttaGATCTGAATGTAACtgggtaaaaatattaaatatatatatatatatatatattttaaagagaaaccAAAATGCCTCCAACGTCCTAATGACTTAaggaacacagagaaagaaaaagctctACTCAGTGAAGTTCCATGAATCCAAAAATAAGAGATTTGAACAATGAGAAACAGGGGaaaatcttttccaagaaaaagcacagaaaatgaaattaatcattTAAAGAACAGCAaaggtgggggcagctaggtggctcagtggatagagcaacagctctaaaatgaggaagacctatgttcaaatctggattcaaacacttaacacttcctagatgggcaagtcatttaaacctgatTGCTTtagccaagggaaaaaaaaaaaaagaataggaaagggaACTTTACCTCAATTTTGAataagatacttaaaaaaaaaaaaaaaaaaaaaaaaaaaaacaagatgtcAGAGATTAGAATGGAAAAGATTTATGGAATCTTCTAAATAAGAATTGCTCAAGAATATATTCGACAAATATATTTTGGGATTAGTACTGGAATTTTCcattaattattaacatttataatGGGAAGATTTGCTGGGGGTTTTGTCATTCTCTACTTAAGGTAGGTGAGAGAGGTTCAagaattttttcctataaaaatatttctttttaaaatgaaagtgatagATATAATCTACAAGTATAGCTAAGGGAATTCTTGATTCAAGATATAGATTTAAAAGATAGAGATTATCATGAAactaattttatgatttcttgtaatAAAATCTTCatcaatgaagaaaatgacatcaaaaaaccatgaatatatttttttaattttgaaattcatacaaaagaaatcaaatgaacattttaaatttacataaaacagaaaaatatgtcAAGAAACAATTCTGCAAAACTTCgatttcttttttgaatagtaatgaattcaataaaacatttttcaaaacttGCTCAGGCCTTCTGTTCTACTGCAGGCATCATTATTgtaaagttttctttattttagattAAAGGATTGGGGTGGCTATTACACTTCCCACTGCTATCCTCTCCCacccaaaagagaaatgaagccAACAatgacccaaaaaaaaaaaaaagtttcactgcagtgtggattctctgatatCTGGCAAGATGCGAGCTGCATCTAAAACACTTTCTACATTGATTGcattttaaaaggtttctcttcAGTGTGAATTCCATGATGTAAAGCAAGAATGGAACTctgtgtgaaagcctttccacattgtttacatttaaaaggtttcttaCTATTATGGATACTCTGATGTTCAGCAAGAACATTCCTCTTGGTGAAAGCATTTGCACATTGATtacctttaaaaagtttttactcCAGCTTGGATTCTCTGATGGGCCAAAAGCTGGTAATTAtatctgaaagcctttccacattgattacatttaaaaggtctctctccagtgtggattctctgatgtataaCAAGACCGGAAGAAaatctgaaagcctttccacattgactACATTTAAAAGGtctctctccagtgtggattctcttaTGTTTAGCAAGACTTGAGCTGTAACTAAAGGTCTTTCCACAATGGTGACATTTAAAAGGGTTCTcaccagtgtggattctctgatgttcagcaAGAATGGAACTCTGTgggaaagcctttccacattgattgcatttgtaaggtttctctccagtgtgctTTCTCTGATGTACAACAAGGTGGGTCCTCTGtgtgaaagcttttccacattgattacatttataaagcttttctcctgtgtggattctcCGATGTAAAGTAAGACTGGCTCTCCTCACGAAAGCCTTTCCAcaatgattacatttaaaaggtttctctccagtgtgtaTTCTCTGATGTTCAGCAAGAACATTCTTCTtggtaaaagcctttccacattgactacatttaaaaagtttcactccagtgtggattctctgatgggaTGCAAGCTGGTAGTTATATCTGAAatcctttccacactgattacatttaaaaggtttctctccagtgtggattctctgatgtgtagCAAGATTGGAGGAGAATTTGAAAGTCTTttcacattgattacatttaaaaggtttctcttcactgtggattctctgatggactAAAAGAATGTCACTtcgtgtgaaagcctttccacactgattacatttaaaaggtttctctcctgtgtggattctctgatgtgtagCAAGACTGGAGGAGAATTTGAAAGTCTTttcacattgattacatttaaaaggtttctctccagtgtggattatTTGATGTTTAGCAAGACTTGACTTGCaactaaaagcctttccacattgatgaCATTTAACAGAATTCCCTAGAGTATGCTTTCTCTGATGTTCAGCAAGACTATCACTctgtgtgaaagcctttccacattgattacatttaaaaggtttctctcctgtgtggaTTTTCTGATGGGCCAAAAGACTGTCATTTCGTCTGAAAtcttttccacattgattacatttaaaaggtttctctcctgtgtggattctctgatgttctgcaAGCTTGTAATTATacctgaaagcctttccacactgattacatttaaaaggtttctctccagtatggattttCTGATGTCT
Encoded here:
- the LOC116423049 gene encoding zinc finger protein 2 homolog, with amino-acid sequence MAPGSRSPPSQEMVSFKDIMVDFTKEEWGLLDPSQKELYKEVMLESVQNLLSLDVETGFKVYEMSKKLGIYVEERDLQRFMDDDPYDFNLKKMHDFILEVDRYSKSDCELDEIGKKFRWSSVLNHCKKMTSGSDYLQGNECKKCFTEKVELLVPGNQWDIAVKCSSDLSDHHKSDTDELHSMTNKRENTFSQNSNLLTHQQMNIRKEPYEHHVCEATSSYLSSLPYRLEMKRSGYDQCGKALGWKPALASPQKAHTGEVSRKCIECGRALYCGSFLLDHQRIHPRKKLYLCLQCGKPHICNQYGKTCTDFCSLAKHKKTHTGEKTYECNQCGKTFRLSSHLARHQKIHTGEKPFKCNQCGKAFRYNYKLAEHQRIHTGEKPFKCNQCGKDFRRNDSLLAHQKIHTGEKPFKCNQCGKAFTQSDSLAEHQRKHTLGNSVKCHQCGKAFSCKSSLAKHQIIHTGEKPFKCNQCEKTFKFSSSLATHQRIHTGEKPFKCNQCGKAFTRSDILLVHQRIHSEEKPFKCNQCEKTFKFSSNLATHQRIHTGEKPFKCNQCGKDFRYNYQLASHQRIHTGVKLFKCSQCGKAFTKKNVLAEHQRIHTGEKPFKCNHCGKAFVRRASLTLHRRIHTGEKLYKCNQCGKAFTQRTHLVVHQRKHTGEKPYKCNQCGKAFPQSSILAEHQRIHTGENPFKCHHCGKTFSYSSSLAKHKRIHTGERPFKCSQCGKAFRFSSGLVIHQRIHTGERPFKCNQCGKAFRYNYQLLAHQRIQAGVKTF